The window CTCGAAGACCTGGCAGACCTGACAGCGGACGACGAGGCATTCCTCGGCGACTACCTGCCCGAGGTGACGCACGTCAAAGACCCACGAGGTCGCCTCGGGGCAGCCGTCCGGCGCGCACGGATGGCCCGCGATGGCCGTGAGATCGAGCGCCAGACCACCGGCCCGATCGAGGTGCCGCGTGCCGACATCGAGATCGACCTCGACCTGGAGTGGGATCTCGACGACCGCGTCTATCTCTGGGGCGTGCTGATCAAGCGGCCGGGCGAGGTGGCGAGTTATGAGCCGTTCGTCGACTTCGGCCACCTCGATCACGAAGGGGCGTACGCCTTGGCAACTCGCTTCGCGGGCTGGCTGCGCGACGAGATTGCCCGGGCCGAGGCGGCCGGGCACAGTCTGCTCGTCTACCACTACGCGCACCCCGAGCCTGCCTACCTCAAGAGGATCATGGGGGAGAGCGAGGTGGCCGATCTGACGGCACGATTCGTCGACCTGCTGCCGATCATGCGTACGCACTTCTTCGGGCTGCACGGGCTCGGCATCAAGCACGTGGCGCCCACATTCGGTGCCACGTGGGACGACGACGACCCGGGTGGGCTGCAGTCGCAACTGTGGCTACTCGACGCGAGGCATGCCGACGACGGGGGAGTCCGTGAGGCCGCGCGGGAACGGATCTTGACCTACAACCGTGACGATGTCCGGGCAACGGCGGCGATCCGTGTCGGACTGGCGATGCCTGACACCCGCTGATCTGTGAAGGCAGTCGATCCACAGGGCAGGATCTGGTCGAGTTCCACACCCGTCAGGACGTGCAGTCGACGTACGTCGTCCGAGCCGACCCTTACGCCAAACTCGGCGACCCGAGCCGCTTCCAGTTGAACCGGCGCAACTAAACCCCGGCGCTGAAGCGATCAGGCGTCGCGGATCAACGGTGGATGCAGCCGGGTCGCCGGACCGCGCCGGAACAGTTGCGCCGGGCGTCCGCCGCCGCGGCGTGTCGTTGCTCCGACGGGATCGAGGAAACCATCGGCCTTCGACACCTTGCGGTGGAAGTTGGCCGGATCGAGGCGAGTGCCCCACACCAACTCGTAGATGTGGCGCAACTCGCCGATCGTGAACTCCTCGGCGCAAAACGATGCCGCGAGTGGGTAGTACTCCAACTTCCCGCGCGCCCGCTCGATGCCGTGTTGCACGATCACGGCGTGGTCGAAGGCCAGACACGACGGATCGGCCAGCACCGCGGCAACGTCGTGCCAATCAGCAGAGGCCGCGTCGGAGCCGCCGACGGCGTCGCCAAGGTCTGGCGCGATAGCCAAATAGGAGACCGAAACCGTACGTCCGCGCGGGTCGCGACGCGGGGTGCCGTACGTCGCCAGTTGCTCGACGTGGCCGGGAGCCTGCACAGAGGTCTCCTCGGCCAACTCGCGCCGAGCGGCCGTTTCGAGTTCCTCGTCGATGCCGACGAAGCCGCCGGGCAGGGCCAGCCGCCCTCGATGTGGCTCCTCGCCACGCTCGATCAGCAGCACCTGGAAACGGTCGTTGCGCACCGTCAGGCACACGACATCGACGGTGACCGCAAAGATCGGATAGTCGCTGGTGTAGACCATGACTTTCACCGTACTCCCCATCTCGTCAGGACGACGATTAGGGGACCGCTAAGGCTACGTCCGAGCTGCGCTTGCTCGGACGGATGCTCGCTGCTGTCTGGTGCGTCAGGAGACCATGACTCGCACCGGAGACTATTTGCGATTAAGACACAAGGGGATATATTGTCGATATGACAAAAGATGTAATCAGGTTGACGGCGGCGCAGTCGGATCGCGCCATCGGGGTGCTGTTGGGCTCTGCGGTGGGTGATGCTCTGGGTGCCGGCTATGAGTTCGGAGCAGCCCCGTACGACGGCGCACCGCGCATGATCGGTGGTGGGTTGGGCGACTTCGCGCCAGGGGAGTGGACCGATGACACGGCTCAGGCAGTCGCGATCGCGCGGGTCGCCGCATCGGGTGCTGACCTGACCAGCGAAGCGGCCCATGATCTGATCGCAGCGGGCTTCCTGGAATGGTTTCGCGGTGGCCCTCCGGATGTCGGCAACCAGACTCGCCAGGTGCTGGGGGCAGTTGGCAGCGACAGCAGTGCGCGCCGGATGCGTACGCAGGCCCAACGAGTCCACGAGATCTCTGGTCGCTCCGCCGGCAACGGTTCCTTGATGCGTACGGCGCCGGTTGCGCTGGCGTTCCTGCGCCGACCTGAGTCGGAGCTGGTCGAGGCCGCGATGGCCATTTCTGCACTCACCCACCACGACCCGTTGGCGCGCGAAGGTGCGGCGTTGTGGTGCCTGATGATCCGCCACGCGGTGCTGCACGGGGAGTTCCCCGATGCCGGGTCGGTGTTGGCCCAGTTGCCCCACGCGGACTATTGGGCAGGCGTCCTGGCCGAGGCCGAGGCACAGCAGCCCGACGAATTCAGCCAGAACGGCTGGGTAGTCGGAGCGCTTCGGGCCGCCTGGTCGGCCATCAGGCACACACCGACCCCCGAAGTGCAGCCGTGCCGTCACCTTCAGGACTCGTTGGCCACCGCCATCGGGATCGGACACGACACCGACACGGTCGCGGCGATCGCGGGTGGTCTCTTGGGTGCCCGATGGGGGCAGAGCGCGATTCCGCAGGAGTGGCTGGGACAACTGCACGGCTGGGGTGCTCAAACCCAAGGAGCCGCCCACCTCGTGCGATGGGCCATCGAGACCGTGCAAGGCGGCCCGCAGGCAACGTGGCCGAGCGTCGCGCGCGTGGACTACCCGTCGGCGCCTGGCGTGGAGGCGTACGCGCCGCATCCGCTGGTGGACGGCGTGTGGATCGGCGGCGTACGCCCTCTCGATCGCCTGCCTGACCACATCGACGCCGTGGTGAGTCTGTGCCGGGTGGGAGCGCAGCAGGTGCCCGTGGAGTCGTACGTCGTACGACTGCTCGACACCG of the Nocardioides sp. genome contains:
- a CDS encoding NUDIX domain-containing protein encodes the protein MVYTSDYPIFAVTVDVVCLTVRNDRFQVLLIERGEEPHRGRLALPGGFVGIDEELETAARRELAEETSVQAPGHVEQLATYGTPRRDPRGRTVSVSYLAIAPDLGDAVGGSDAASADWHDVAAVLADPSCLAFDHAVIVQHGIERARGKLEYYPLAASFCAEEFTIGELRHIYELVWGTRLDPANFHRKVSKADGFLDPVGATTRRGGGRPAQLFRRGPATRLHPPLIRDA
- a CDS encoding ADP-ribosylglycohydrolase family protein is translated as MTKDVIRLTAAQSDRAIGVLLGSAVGDALGAGYEFGAAPYDGAPRMIGGGLGDFAPGEWTDDTAQAVAIARVAASGADLTSEAAHDLIAAGFLEWFRGGPPDVGNQTRQVLGAVGSDSSARRMRTQAQRVHEISGRSAGNGSLMRTAPVALAFLRRPESELVEAAMAISALTHHDPLAREGAALWCLMIRHAVLHGEFPDAGSVLAQLPHADYWAGVLAEAEAQQPDEFSQNGWVVGALRAAWSAIRHTPTPEVQPCRHLQDSLATAIGIGHDTDTVAAIAGGLLGARWGQSAIPQEWLGQLHGWGAQTQGAAHLVRWAIETVQGGPQATWPSVARVDYPSAPGVEAYAPHPLVDGVWIGGVRPLDRLPDHIDAVVSLCRVGAQQVPVESYVVRLLDTDCADNPNLDFAVDDAARTVLRLLKQGKRVFLHCVAAHSRTPTVAARVAMLSGHEFRESLDSVCAALPAANPQGFLIEVLGRLRRSDARAT